A segment of the Paraburkholderia fungorum genome:
CGGCGCCGAGGGCAAGCCGACGCTGCGGCTCGGCACGCCGGTGGCCGACGCGAACGGCACGGTGGTGGGCGTGGTCGTGATCGACATCGATCTGGCCGGTATGCTCAAGCGCTTGCAGAGCGATTTGCCGAGCGACTACCAGGTCTATCTCGCCAACGAATGGGGCGACTTCCTGGTTCATCCCGACCCGTCGAAAACCTTCGGCTTCGACCGTGGCCGGCGGGTGCTGATGCAGGACAGTTTCTCCGTGACGAAGCCGCTGTTCGATCAGTCGCAAAGCGAGGTGCTGGTCAATGGGCTGTCGGGGCCGCAGCAGGCGGCCGGTCAGGTTCTCGCGTTCGTGCGCCGGCCGTTTGGCGGTTCCGAGGGCAACCGCTTTATCGTGCTCGGCATCGCGAAGCCGCTGGAAGACGTGTTGTCGGGTGCGCATGTGCTGGGCGAGAGAATTATCCGCATGGTGCTGATTTTCAGCTGCCTCTCGGTGTTGCTGGCGATCGTGGCCGCGCGCGCGGTGACCAAGCCGCTGCATATTCTTGCGCACGCCGCGACCCATCTGTTCGCCGAGCACGCGATGCATACGCTGCCGCTCAAACGCACCGATGAAATCGGCGTGCTGGCGCGCTGTTTCGATCGTCTGCGGCGCGAGATCAAAGGGCAGATGGATGTGCTGCACAACAAGCAGCGAGAACTCGTGCACCTCGCCACGCACGACACGCTCACCGGTTTGCCGAACCGCATGCTGTTCATGCAGAAGCTCGAAAGCGCAATCGAGCAGGCGTCGCGGCGCGAGGAAGGGCTGGCCGTGCTGTTCGTCGACCTGGACCGCTTCAAGCAGATCAACGACCAGTTCGGTCACTCGATCGGCGACAAGGTGTTGTCGGCGGTCGCGCGGCGGCTCAAGCAGGGGCTCTTTACCGACGATGTCGTGGCGCGGCTCGGCGGCGACGAGTTCATCGTGCTGATCGAAGGGCCGCGCGTCGCGCAGGCCGTGCCCAGCATTGCATCGCGCATCATGAACACGTTGAACGAACCGCTGGTGATGGACGGTCACCGCATGACGGTGGGCGCGAGCATCGGCATCAGCCAGTTCCCCGACGACAGCGGCACGGCCGAGGAGCTGCTGCTCAATGCCGACGCAGCGATGTACGCGGCGAAATCCGGTGGACGCTGCGGATATCTGCGCTATCAGGACGTACTCGAAGCGCGTTTGCGCGAACAGATGGAGCTTGCCGCGCGAGCCCACGCCGGCGAGGACGTGACCCAGGGTCGCGAGGCCGAACCGACGGCCTGATGCATCGACCGCGCGCGGGACTCACCAGCTAACCGGCAAGAAAAACGCGTCAGACGATTCGCGCTCCGCTGCGATACGTCGCGCGCGGAACCGGCAGTGAATCGAGCATGGTCACTCGCACGAAGTCGGCGCGCAAACCCGCTTCGATCGCGCCGCGATCATCCAGCCCGGCCGTGCGAGCCGGTTCGGCGGAGACGGTAGCCAGCGCGTGCGGCAGGCTCCAGCCGGCCTTGTCGACCAGCTCGAAGACGGCGGTCATCAAACTCGACGGCACGTAATCGGACGAGAGGATATCGAGCAGGCCGGCTTTCGCCAGTTCGAGCGCCGACACGTTGCCTGCATGCGAGCCGCCGCGCACGATATTCGGCGCGCCCATGATCGTCGAAATGCCGTGCGCGTGCGCGGCCTCGGCGGCAATGCGGGTGGTCGGGAATTCGGCCAGCACCACACCTTCCGCGCGGGCCTGTTCGACGTGCTCGATCAGCGTGTCGTCGTGGCTCGCCACCGGAATGCCAAGCCGCTTGCAGCGCGCGACGATCTCGCTGCGATGCGCGTCGGCGTAACGTTCCTGCTCGATCGACAACTCGGCCAGCGCGTTCTCGACGTGTTCGTCGCTCAGCTTGCCGTGGCGCTCCTGGAAGCGGCGCCATTGTTCGCGGTCGTGCCATTGACGCTGACCGGGCGTGTGGTCCATCACCGAAGCAAGGCGCAGCAGCGGATGCGTGCACAGCGCATCGAACATGTCGACCACGTCGGCGGAGGCGATTTCACAGCGCAGATGCAGGAAGTGTTCGGCACGCAGCAGCTTGCGCGCGGACAGCCGGTTCAGCGAAGCGGCGCATTGCATTTGCAGATCGCGGCCACGCAATCCGGCATTCGCGCGCGAACCGATCGCGAGCGCGTCGAATACGGTGGTGATGCCGGCGGCCGCTACCTGCGCATCGTGGATCACGAATGCGGCGTCGGTATTCCATTGCACGCCGGGGCGCGGCGCGAGATGTTTTTCGAGGTTGTCCGTATGCAGTTCGATCAGACCGGGCAACAGATAATCGCCATCCCAATCTTCCGCTTCGCGCGCGGCAGTCGTGCCGCGTTCTACATCGCGAATCACGCCGTCTTCGACGCGAAGCACGCCGGTGAAAACCTCGTCTCGCGTCACGATGCGGGCGTTCCTGATCAGCATCGAATGGGCTCCGTAGTCAGCCGGGTTTGAGTGCGCCCGCCGGGTTTTATTCTGGAGAATGGCATGGTGTGCCACTCGATTTAATGCGTCATTCTAGTGCCGTTTCAAACTTTCATCGCGACTCGCCCGCACTACAATGCACGTCATCGTGATGAATCGAACGTAGGAATAACCGCACCATGATATCGAACCGCAACGCGCGAACTGCTCTCGTGGAGCACGCCCGATGAGCGACGTGACGTGGAGTGACGGCGCGCGTTTCGCCGTGTATTACGCGCCGTCGCATGAGTCGGCATGGTGGCGTGCCGGTTCGACGTGGCTCGGTCGCGATGCGCAAAGCGGCATGGCATGCGTGCCGCCGCAACCGGCGGGCTTGCAACGTCCGTTGATGGAATTGACCGAAGCGCCGCGTCGATATGGATGGCATGGCACGCTCGTCGCGCCGTTCCGGCTGGCTGATGGCGCGACGCAGCACGACGTGCTGGCCGCGACGCGGGAATGGGCGGCGACGCAACGCCCGTTCGCGTTGCCGGTTGAGGCGGCCACGTTAGGCGAATTCGTCGCGTTGCGCCCGGTGGATCAGTGCGGTGAAGCAAACGTTCGCGCAGTGGCGACTAGCGCGTTGCAAGCGCTCGATGCATTGCGCGCGAAACCGTCGGCGGCCGATCTTGCGCGACGTCTCGCCGCGCCGCTCAGCGAGCGTCAACGTGAATTGCTGATCGAGTGGGGCTATCCGTATGTGTTCGACGAATTCCGTTTTCACATGACGCTTTCCAACTCGCTCGCGGATGCTGGCGAACGCACGGCGCTGGTTGCGTGGTGGCAAGCGCAAACGCCGGCGCTGGGACCGCTGACTGTCGATCATGCCGCGCTGTTCGTCGAACCGTCGCCTGGTGAGCCGTTCGTGTTGTGGCAGCGCGTGCCGTTCCAGAGCGACGCGCCGGGCCACGAAATGAAATAGCGACGCGGGTTTTCAAAGCCCGAAGCGGTTGTTCAGTACCGCGCCACTTCGAAGCCGGGCAAAAACTGTATATACTGTTTATATCGATGATAAACAGAAGCTGACAATGACCGAACCGACCATTAAAAAACCGACAAAGAAAACTTTCCATTTCCCGAAGGCGGCTGAGAACGTCCCCGCTGAAAAGAAGGAAGTCGTAGCGAGCGCCCCGGTTGTGGAATCGCCCAAAAAATCGGCAACCGTGAAAAAATCGGCAACCGTCAAGAAAGCCGCGAAAAAAGTCGAGGCCGGCCCGACGATCAGAAAGGCGGTTAAATCCAGTCCGGTTGTCAAAGCGAAACGCGCGAAGAAGGACAAGGTTGTCCGCGACAGTTTCACGATGCCGAAATCCGATTACGAAAAAATCGCAGCGCTCAAGCTTAAGTGCGAGGAAGCGGGCGTGTCGGTCAAGAAGAGCGAACTGTTGCGCGCGGGTCTGCTGATGCTCGAAGCGGCTTCGCCGAAGCGATTGCTGGCGGCGGTGTCGGCGGTGGAGCAGGTCAAGACTGGGCGTCCTGCTAAATCCTGACTTGGCGGAGTGCGGGAGCCGCCGTCATGGGCGGCGCTTCGCTGCAAATAAGTGAGTTTGTTCCGGGCGCTCGTCGAATTTTACGAGTGCCGCTTTGCATGGCCGTTGATTGCTCCATCAACAGGATAGCGGCCTTCAAACGTCTGGTGCATCCGCTTCAATAGCGAGATGTACCGCTGCCCCTCTACCGTATGAACGGTTTGCGCCGCGATGGCGTTCGCCTCGTCCCAGAGCCTTTCGAATTTGTCGCGCGCGGCATCCGTTGGCATTTTCGACGCCATCAGATCGGCAAAGTCCTGGTCGATGGCTTCGGGTGTTCGCGCGGGCGGTGGCGTTTTATCAGGCATCTCGCGTCTACTCGAAAACAGGTTGAGATTGGCGTGGCGTCGAAAGCGGGACGAATGAACATTGCAGCGCAGCTTTCTTCAGCAAGCGGGCACCAATGTCTGTCATCGTTTCGTCATAAAAGTGCAAGACTCGCTTTTCAAAACCGGCGCTAATCAAAAAGAATAGTACGGAGATGTCGATCACGAAAAATATAACGTGTCGTTTCTGTGCTGGGGAAATGCTGCGAGAAGCGTAACGGCCGGAGCCTTGCTTCGAGAATGGGCCGGGTGCCGGTTCTGGCAGTTGCGCTCCGGCGTTGTGGATCGGGATGTGCTTGCGTCGAAAAGCCTGCTTGAATAAAGCGGTCAAGATACGCCGCGTGCTGCGGACGCTGCTATCCGCAGAAAATCGAGTCCTTGTGAGCGGCCCGTAGGTTGCGAACGAAAGCCTGCGTCCGCTGATAACGACTTGCCGTTCGAGGCTCCTGCAGGGCGCTCAACGACAGGATCTCGATAATTCCCCGCGTACAGGTACTGGTTGCGTAGTGACGGACGTCCGCCACCTTGACCCAACGGCAGTGCGTAATTTCGTTGTCTGGAACCGGCGTTTGATCTTCGTGGATATTCGCAACGAAAACGTGATGACACGTGCGAACGCCAGCGAAGTTAAATAGATATCGCATGTCTAACGCGAGCAGGCCGGTTTCTTCCATCAACTCGCGCGATGCCGCGCCTTGCAAGCTTTCGCCACTGGACGCTTTGCCGCCCGGCAACGACCATCGCGAGCCTTCCTTGCTCACCAGCAGAATTCTCGCGCCAAGCTGACAAACGACGGTCGCTCGCTGTTTCACTTTGTCTCTTCCATGATTGGTGCGCCTGCTGAATTCGTATTATTCCGTCGTCGTCACGAGGCTTGTCGGGGGAATATCGAACTAGGGAAGATGGTGGTTGGCTAATGTGACATTCGTGTGGCGTCGCGCCCTGAAACGAGGCTTTTCCGCAGATTTCGCCTGTAAATCGAGCATCCCTTTGGACTTTCTCGGTTTAGCACCCAGTGAGTCGAGCCTGAATTTATTCTGGTTGCTTTAATATGCCTTCTGTTATTGCGCTCCCAGTTCGCGATGGAAGAAGGTGACATGACTTCGCGTCCCCATCCCGCTGACGATCAGAATACTTCGCAGCCGCCTCGCGTGGGCCGGGCAGAGGGCTGTATTGCACCGGCTACATCGATTGGCGACGCTTTCAATATTCTTTCTTCTGCGGCGACTGGCGAAGCACTCAAGAGAGTTCGCGAACTCAACTCAAACTCGGAACCCGAAGTCCTGCACAAGCTGCGTGTTGCATTGCGTCGACTGCGAACGCTGTGGTGGGTGTTTCAGCCCTTGCTCGACAAGCAGGACGCCAGGTCTCATCGCGGCGAATTCAAGTCGCTGGCAGCGGCTGCCGGGAAAACACGAGACTGGGACGTGTTGCGCGAATTGCTGTCGGCAGCGCCGTCGGGCGATTCTTTCGAAGCGTTGATCGCGCGCGTCGACCAGCATCGAAGCAGCGCGCTCGCATTCAGCAACCGGATCATCGGCAACGCCGGTGTCGAACGGATTGTCGAGCACGCGGTGCGGGTCGCGCGAAATCAGATCGAGGCTCAGACTACGCCCATGCGCCTCGATGAGTTCGCGACGACGCGCGCCGGGCGGGCAGAGGTGATGTTAAAGAAGCGCATCAAACGCGTTGCTTCCAACCCGAACGCGGACTATGCCGATCTTCATGAAATACGCATTGCTGGAAAGCGATTGCGATATTCGCTCGAATTTTTAGCGCCGGTGCTCGACGGTCATTATGTGGCGACGATTGAACGGCTCGCGCAAGTTCAGCAGCAACTTGGCGATTTGAACGATCTGGTAACGGGCGAAACTTTGCTTCGCGAATATGCGTTCCAACTGGGCGAATCGCATGCGTCGAAGAAAGCGATTAAATATCTGGAGGAGCAGCAGCGACTGCGGAAAATCGCTGCGCACGACATGCTGCGAGCCAACTTTTAATGCATCGTCAAAACTTTTTTATGGCAATACCCCGCCTGTTGCCCGGCGCTTTTTCGACTGAACGCCGTTCGACTCGACACGGCGTGCGAGATCGGTGAGAAGCCATCGGGCCACCACGTCCGGCCTGTTCATGTCATGACTCGCAAACTT
Coding sequences within it:
- a CDS encoding alpha-D-ribose 1-methylphosphonate 5-triphosphate diphosphatase, with amino-acid sequence MLIRNARIVTRDEVFTGVLRVEDGVIRDVERGTTAAREAEDWDGDYLLPGLIELHTDNLEKHLAPRPGVQWNTDAAFVIHDAQVAAAGITTVFDALAIGSRANAGLRGRDLQMQCAASLNRLSARKLLRAEHFLHLRCEIASADVVDMFDALCTHPLLRLASVMDHTPGQRQWHDREQWRRFQERHGKLSDEHVENALAELSIEQERYADAHRSEIVARCKRLGIPVASHDDTLIEHVEQARAEGVVLAEFPTTRIAAEAAHAHGISTIMGAPNIVRGGSHAGNVSALELAKAGLLDILSSDYVPSSLMTAVFELVDKAGWSLPHALATVSAEPARTAGLDDRGAIEAGLRADFVRVTMLDSLPVPRATYRSGARIV
- a CDS encoding DUF1045 domain-containing protein, producing MSDVTWSDGARFAVYYAPSHESAWWRAGSTWLGRDAQSGMACVPPQPAGLQRPLMELTEAPRRYGWHGTLVAPFRLADGATQHDVLAATREWAATQRPFALPVEAATLGEFVALRPVDQCGEANVRAVATSALQALDALRAKPSAADLARRLAAPLSERQRELLIEWGYPYVFDEFRFHMTLSNSLADAGERTALVAWWQAQTPALGPLTVDHAALFVEPSPGEPFVLWQRVPFQSDAPGHEMK
- a CDS encoding NUDIX hydrolase, which translates into the protein MKQRATVVCQLGARILLVSKEGSRWSLPGGKASSGESLQGAASRELMEETGLLALDMRYLFNFAGVRTCHHVFVANIHEDQTPVPDNEITHCRWVKVADVRHYATSTCTRGIIEILSLSALQEPRTASRYQRTQAFVRNLRAAHKDSIFCG
- a CDS encoding diguanylate cyclase domain-containing protein, which translates into the protein MIRPGLTFKLSVLLACIGVIASGATGYYAYRANRTMLVNEAEHSLLTSTELLGQRFSISIDDVGADALVLATMPSSASVAETDDGVGENTGRERLAQVYASFMVHHPEYLQIRLITRQHYGLELIRFDRDADGLVRVQGNDLQEKGQFAYVFDTLAFSPGRVYTSPISVNHEYGAHGAEGKPTLRLGTPVADANGTVVGVVVIDIDLAGMLKRLQSDLPSDYQVYLANEWGDFLVHPDPSKTFGFDRGRRVLMQDSFSVTKPLFDQSQSEVLVNGLSGPQQAAGQVLAFVRRPFGGSEGNRFIVLGIAKPLEDVLSGAHVLGERIIRMVLIFSCLSVLLAIVAARAVTKPLHILAHAATHLFAEHAMHTLPLKRTDEIGVLARCFDRLRREIKGQMDVLHNKQRELVHLATHDTLTGLPNRMLFMQKLESAIEQASRREEGLAVLFVDLDRFKQINDQFGHSIGDKVLSAVARRLKQGLFTDDVVARLGGDEFIVLIEGPRVAQAVPSIASRIMNTLNEPLVMDGHRMTVGASIGISQFPDDSGTAEELLLNADAAMYAAKSGGRCGYLRYQDVLEARLREQMELAARAHAGEDVTQGREAEPTA
- a CDS encoding CHAD domain-containing protein produces the protein MTSRPHPADDQNTSQPPRVGRAEGCIAPATSIGDAFNILSSAATGEALKRVRELNSNSEPEVLHKLRVALRRLRTLWWVFQPLLDKQDARSHRGEFKSLAAAAGKTRDWDVLRELLSAAPSGDSFEALIARVDQHRSSALAFSNRIIGNAGVERIVEHAVRVARNQIEAQTTPMRLDEFATTRAGRAEVMLKKRIKRVASNPNADYADLHEIRIAGKRLRYSLEFLAPVLDGHYVATIERLAQVQQQLGDLNDLVTGETLLREYAFQLGESHASKKAIKYLEEQQRLRKIAAHDMLRANF